In Acidovorax sp. GBBC 1281, a single window of DNA contains:
- a CDS encoding UDP-2,3-diacylglucosamine diphosphatase has protein sequence MTTTVPRFEELAAPSDWRTVEFISDLHLQASEPATFEAWRRYLRTTDASAVFILGDLFEVWVGDDCIDDAEGAFEAECGALLREAARQRPVFFMHGNRDFLIGPRFLAHCGLTGLHDPTVLQFGGERTVLSHGDLLCLDDVDYQRFRAQARSMEWQQRFLSQPLAVRRAQARGIREQSEARKQSGEAAYADLDGPATRQWLQAAGARTLIHGHTHRPAVHAVGPGLQRVVLSDWDAAARPPRAEVLRLSPGRGLERLAAVPM, from the coding sequence GTGACCACGACCGTGCCCCGGTTCGAGGAGCTTGCCGCTCCTTCGGACTGGCGCACGGTCGAATTCATTTCCGACCTGCACCTGCAGGCCAGCGAGCCCGCCACGTTCGAGGCCTGGCGACGCTATCTGCGGACCACCGACGCGAGCGCGGTGTTCATCCTGGGCGACCTGTTCGAAGTATGGGTGGGCGACGACTGCATCGACGATGCCGAGGGCGCCTTCGAGGCCGAATGCGGCGCCCTGCTGCGCGAGGCGGCCCGCCAGCGGCCGGTGTTCTTCATGCACGGCAACCGAGACTTCCTCATCGGGCCGCGCTTTCTGGCCCACTGTGGCCTGACGGGGCTGCACGACCCGACGGTGCTGCAGTTCGGCGGCGAACGCACCGTGCTCAGCCACGGCGACCTGCTCTGCCTGGACGACGTGGACTACCAGCGCTTTCGCGCCCAGGCCCGCAGCATGGAGTGGCAGCAGCGGTTCCTGTCCCAGCCGCTGGCCGTGCGGCGCGCGCAGGCCCGCGGCATCCGCGAGCAGAGCGAGGCGCGCAAGCAGTCCGGCGAGGCGGCCTACGCCGATCTGGACGGCCCGGCCACGCGGCAATGGCTGCAGGCCGCAGGCGCCCGCACGCTGATCCACGGCCACACGCACCGCCCCGCCGTCCACGCCGTGGGGCCGGGCCTGCAGCGCGTGGTGCTGAGCGACTGGGACGCGGCCGCCCGCCCGCCGCGCGCCGAGGTGCTGCGCTTGTCGCCCGGCCGGGGCTTGGAACGGCTCGCCGCCGTCCCCATGTAG